Proteins encoded within one genomic window of Microbacterium sp. zg-B185:
- the trmB gene encoding tRNA (guanosine(46)-N7)-methyltransferase TrmB — MTDGQERAWTDLAPRYVLEAPRDDAATSVRPGAAIDPREVWGRDAPLIVEIGSGQGHAIIHAAASRPEADFLAIEVFTAGLARTMLGAERAAVENLRLVEANAPEVLEHLLPPASVDELWVFFPDPWHKNKHTKRRLVTPEFATTATGALRDGGTLRLATDWEQYARQMREVLDAAPEFERAFQGDWAERFDGRVLTAFERKGARAGRAIRDLSYVRQHR, encoded by the coding sequence ATGACCGATGGGCAGGAGCGCGCCTGGACGGACCTCGCCCCGCGGTACGTGCTGGAGGCACCGCGCGACGACGCGGCCACCAGCGTGCGCCCCGGCGCGGCGATCGATCCGCGCGAGGTGTGGGGGCGGGATGCGCCGCTCATCGTCGAGATCGGGTCAGGACAGGGCCATGCCATCATCCACGCGGCCGCCTCCCGCCCGGAGGCGGACTTCCTCGCGATCGAGGTGTTCACCGCCGGGCTGGCGCGGACCATGCTGGGTGCCGAGCGCGCGGCCGTCGAGAACCTGCGCCTGGTCGAGGCGAACGCGCCCGAGGTCCTGGAGCATCTGCTGCCGCCGGCATCCGTCGACGAGCTCTGGGTGTTCTTCCCGGACCCGTGGCACAAGAACAAGCACACCAAGCGACGGCTGGTCACCCCCGAGTTCGCCACCACCGCCACCGGCGCCCTCCGCGACGGCGGCACGCTGCGCCTGGCCACGGACTGGGAGCAGTACGCCCGGCAGATGCGAGAGGTGCTGGATGCCGCACCCGAGTTCGAGCGCGCATTCCAGGGCGACTGGGCGGAGCGGTTCGACGGGCGGGTCCTGACGGCCTTCGAACGCAAGGGTGCTCGCGCCGGTCGCGCGATCCGCGATCTCAGCTACGTCCGCCAGCACCGGTAA
- a CDS encoding MFS transporter, protein MSEAEEAASAPVAGSAADRRPDRDRWRVLRPLAHRDFRALFAAVVLSIFAAGMWAVVMVYAVIAVGGGPLDLSLVAAANATGLLVCAIPGGIVADRVSRRLIVRTVSLADFLAITSVVVVGAYGPVGIVQLVGVAFVLGAGAGFFFPAYSAILPRILPPGQLLAANGLEGAIRPALQQAAGPAAAGMLLAALIPAQAAVVIAVAHGAAFVILLFLGPEPVPPGEDSGAGGAAPVHTSVFADLREAVVFTVRTPWLLWTLLYATMWVLVAVGPEEVLLPFLTRERVGEDPRLFGFLLAVYGAGGVLGSIVVSSRKLPRRYLTTMNLVWGVSTLPFVVVGLTDQYWLLLLSLFIIGFGFSYGNVIWGTLLQRRVPRHMLGRVSSLDFFVSLALMPLSMAIAGPLAEVLSLQTIFIGAGILPLLFGIVAILAARMPHDELAHPLTD, encoded by the coding sequence ATGAGCGAGGCGGAGGAGGCGGCATCCGCTCCGGTGGCCGGGTCCGCCGCCGATCGGAGGCCGGACCGCGATCGCTGGCGGGTGCTCCGCCCCCTCGCGCACCGCGATTTCCGCGCCCTGTTCGCGGCCGTGGTGCTGTCGATCTTCGCCGCCGGAATGTGGGCGGTCGTCATGGTCTACGCGGTCATCGCCGTCGGCGGGGGACCGCTGGACCTGTCGCTGGTGGCGGCGGCCAACGCGACCGGACTGCTGGTGTGCGCGATTCCGGGCGGGATCGTGGCGGACCGGGTGTCCCGCCGGCTGATCGTGCGCACCGTCTCGCTCGCGGACTTCCTCGCCATCACCTCCGTGGTCGTCGTCGGAGCGTACGGCCCGGTCGGCATCGTGCAGCTGGTCGGGGTGGCCTTCGTCCTCGGCGCGGGCGCCGGGTTCTTCTTCCCCGCGTACAGCGCCATCCTTCCGCGCATCCTGCCGCCCGGCCAGCTTCTGGCGGCGAACGGGCTGGAAGGCGCCATCCGCCCCGCCTTGCAGCAGGCGGCCGGGCCGGCCGCGGCCGGGATGCTCCTGGCCGCGTTGATCCCCGCCCAGGCCGCGGTGGTGATCGCCGTCGCCCACGGCGCCGCGTTCGTGATCCTGCTCTTCCTCGGACCGGAACCGGTCCCCCCGGGCGAGGACAGCGGTGCCGGCGGAGCGGCTCCGGTGCACACGAGCGTGTTCGCCGACCTCCGCGAGGCGGTCGTGTTCACCGTGCGTACCCCGTGGCTGCTGTGGACCCTGCTGTACGCCACCATGTGGGTGCTCGTGGCGGTGGGCCCCGAGGAGGTGCTGCTGCCGTTCCTGACCCGCGAGCGGGTCGGCGAGGATCCGCGCCTGTTCGGGTTCCTGCTCGCCGTCTACGGAGCCGGCGGGGTACTCGGGTCCATCGTCGTCTCCTCGAGGAAGCTCCCGCGGCGGTACCTGACCACGATGAACCTGGTCTGGGGCGTCAGCACCCTGCCCTTCGTGGTGGTCGGACTCACCGACCAGTACTGGCTGCTCCTGCTCTCGCTCTTCATCATCGGCTTCGGCTTCAGCTACGGCAACGTGATCTGGGGAACCCTGCTGCAGCGCAGGGTCCCGCGACACATGCTCGGGCGGGTGTCCAGCCTGGACTTCTTCGTCTCGCTGGCGCTCATGCCTCTGTCCATGGCGATCGCCGGGCCGCTCGCGGAGGTGCTCTCCCTGCAGACGATCTTCATCGGCGCCGGCATCCTTCCGCTCCTGTTCGGCATCGTCGCGATCCTCGCCGCGCGCATGCCGCACGACGAGCTGGCGCATCCGCTGACAGACTGA
- a CDS encoding CPBP family intramembrane glutamic endopeptidase, whose product MPAHPAAVLGIRPKVSVGLIPALLVCLAAPAFFVLQIAWLGWALLAAGMLSAWLLRSRTDSEAAAAHANVGAPETRTPSLVRDLSLITLGMLIVSAIPLAAELDNLAFLRFGLALGGAVVVPYAVSRFVFRDHAIRFPWRGGGRWTAFQWTWLVAVLALGWLILPFYFITSGVYTNWPVVDSPEMIARLFVGVGAVGIWDELFFICTVFALLRRHFPDWQANLLQAIVFVSFLWELGYQAWGPLLTIPFALLQAYIFKRTRSLTYVVTVHLLFDAVVFLVLVHAHNPGLLDGLFLI is encoded by the coding sequence ATGCCCGCTCACCCCGCCGCCGTGCTCGGTATCCGCCCCAAGGTCTCCGTCGGACTGATCCCCGCCCTGCTGGTGTGCCTGGCCGCGCCCGCGTTCTTCGTACTGCAGATCGCCTGGCTGGGCTGGGCACTTCTGGCCGCCGGGATGCTGAGCGCCTGGCTGCTGCGCTCGCGCACGGATTCGGAGGCCGCCGCGGCCCACGCGAACGTCGGCGCACCGGAGACGCGGACTCCGAGCCTGGTGCGGGACCTCTCCCTGATCACCCTCGGAATGCTCATCGTCAGCGCGATCCCGCTGGCCGCGGAGCTGGACAACCTCGCCTTCCTGCGGTTCGGCCTCGCGCTGGGCGGTGCGGTGGTCGTGCCGTATGCGGTGTCGCGGTTCGTCTTCCGCGATCACGCGATCCGCTTCCCGTGGCGCGGCGGCGGCCGCTGGACGGCATTCCAGTGGACCTGGCTGGTCGCCGTCCTGGCCCTCGGCTGGCTGATCCTGCCGTTCTACTTCATCACCTCCGGTGTCTACACGAACTGGCCGGTGGTGGACTCACCGGAAATGATCGCGCGCCTGTTCGTCGGTGTGGGCGCCGTCGGCATCTGGGACGAGCTGTTCTTCATCTGCACCGTCTTCGCCCTGCTGCGACGGCACTTCCCGGACTGGCAGGCCAACCTGCTCCAGGCGATCGTGTTCGTCTCGTTCCTCTGGGAACTCGGGTACCAAGCGTGGGGACCGCTGCTGACAATTCCGTTCGCGCTTCTGCAGGCCTACATCTTCAAGCGCACCCGGTCGCTGACATACGTGGTCACCGTGCACCTCCTCTTCGATGCGGTGGTGTTCCTCGTGCTGGTGCACGCACACAACCCCGGCCTGCTGGACGGCCTGTTCCTCATCTGA
- a CDS encoding multidrug efflux SMR transporter, with protein sequence MSWVILVVSGVLEAVWATALGKSEGFTKLWPSVIFAVTLTASMAGLAWAMRDISTGTAYAVWVGIGAALTVGYAMITGAEPFSIVRLLLILGLVGCIVGLKLVSAE encoded by the coding sequence GTGTCGTGGGTCATCCTTGTCGTATCCGGCGTCCTCGAAGCCGTCTGGGCCACCGCGCTCGGCAAGTCCGAGGGGTTCACGAAACTCTGGCCGAGCGTGATCTTCGCCGTCACGCTGACCGCGAGCATGGCCGGTCTGGCATGGGCGATGCGCGACATCTCGACGGGTACCGCCTACGCCGTGTGGGTCGGGATCGGCGCCGCGCTGACTGTCGGCTACGCGATGATCACCGGTGCGGAGCCGTTCTCGATCGTGCGTCTGCTGCTGATCCTGGGACTGGTCGGCTGCATCGTGGGCCTGAAGCTCGTGAGCGCGGAATAG
- a CDS encoding type IV toxin-antitoxin system AbiEi family antitoxin produces the protein MTADVDIVRAVARAPLRTLRLKDMPELARNTWRATDRLVEQGALVRLTHGVYTAPPDGRDGRKWKPPLEAAALALATARFGAREAALMGISAARHWAAIPRAIGVATVAVPRRGYAPLNIEGGGLVKFVPRRMEALELVLERTGLGDGLVTTPEQTLFDLLGRTDREGLGREVAGAIENLTAQVQPDEFAEIIARARIVPSGARDMLNRLEKSNG, from the coding sequence ATGACCGCGGACGTCGACATCGTGCGCGCTGTCGCGCGGGCGCCACTTCGCACACTGCGCCTTAAAGATATGCCCGAGCTGGCCCGGAATACATGGCGGGCGACGGACCGCTTGGTCGAGCAGGGCGCGCTGGTGCGATTGACTCACGGTGTCTACACGGCGCCTCCCGATGGCCGCGATGGTCGGAAGTGGAAGCCACCGTTGGAGGCGGCCGCCCTCGCGCTTGCGACTGCCCGCTTTGGCGCTCGAGAAGCCGCGCTCATGGGTATCAGCGCCGCACGCCATTGGGCTGCCATCCCCCGGGCGATCGGGGTCGCCACGGTTGCGGTGCCCCGGCGCGGATACGCACCTCTCAATATCGAGGGAGGTGGTCTCGTCAAGTTCGTCCCACGAAGGATGGAGGCCCTCGAGCTCGTTCTGGAGCGCACAGGACTCGGGGACGGGCTCGTCACGACACCCGAGCAAACCCTTTTCGACCTGCTGGGCCGCACGGATCGCGAAGGGCTCGGCCGCGAAGTCGCTGGCGCCATTGAGAACCTCACGGCGCAGGTCCAGCCGGACGAGTTCGCCGAGATCATCGCGCGCGCGCGCATCGTGCCCTCCGGCGCACGGGACATGCTGAATCGACTGGAGAAGTCGAATGGCTGA
- a CDS encoding nucleotidyl transferase AbiEii/AbiGii toxin family protein: MAEWRAEDHPRDVDGRFDDPERSSPKVVLPTPVPGVLEDDEREKIEDTFGVDSEQVTRDHVISHALAAISSVGTDDIVFFGGTALSRTHLTDVRLSEDIDLMAFGDRSAIADKIESALTRQLRRSFGTVTFTPRLKNTRHPDPSVMQVGDVRVQIQLLSSEGYPPWPTEVVDIEQRYSDAPPARLRVLHPCSVRRIEAVVVERPGSPARPL; the protein is encoded by the coding sequence ATGGCTGAGTGGAGAGCCGAAGACCACCCTCGGGATGTCGACGGACGATTCGACGACCCTGAACGCAGCTCTCCCAAAGTCGTCCTCCCCACGCCTGTCCCAGGGGTCCTCGAAGACGACGAACGGGAAAAGATCGAGGACACATTCGGTGTTGACTCGGAGCAGGTCACCCGGGACCATGTCATCTCACACGCACTCGCCGCCATCAGTAGCGTGGGCACCGACGACATCGTCTTCTTCGGAGGCACTGCCCTGTCCCGCACGCACCTCACAGACGTGCGCCTGTCGGAGGATATTGACCTCATGGCGTTCGGCGACAGATCAGCCATCGCCGACAAGATCGAGAGCGCCCTCACCCGTCAGCTGCGCCGTAGCTTCGGCACAGTGACGTTTACCCCGCGGTTGAAGAACACGAGGCACCCGGATCCCTCCGTGATGCAGGTGGGCGATGTGCGCGTGCAGATCCAGTTGCTATCGTCCGAGGGCTATCCGCCGTGGCCGACCGAGGTCGTGGATATCGAGCAGCGCTACAGCGACGCTCCGCCCGCGCGCTTAAGGGTGCTCCACCCCTGCAGCGTTCGTCGCATCGAAGCTGTCGTCGTGGAGCGACCGGGAAGCCCCGCGAGACCTCTATGA
- a CDS encoding nucleotidyl transferase AbiEii/AbiGii toxin family protein: protein MSSWSDREAPRDLYDLWALAEAGYIDATASEVFRRWGPYTSASKVSFTRLPSAAEWSASLEHQCLPVVTPQEAADRVRDALQDL from the coding sequence CTGTCGTCGTGGAGCGACCGGGAAGCCCCGCGAGACCTCTATGACCTATGGGCCCTCGCCGAGGCGGGGTACATCGACGCGACCGCGTCCGAGGTATTCCGGCGATGGGGTCCGTACACGAGCGCGTCCAAGGTCTCCTTCACGCGCCTTCCATCCGCTGCCGAGTGGAGTGCATCGTTGGAACATCAATGCCTTCCGGTCGTCACGCCCCAGGAGGCAGCCGACCGGGTGCGCGATGCACTCCAGGATCTCTGA
- a CDS encoding nucleotidyltransferase domain-containing protein — protein sequence MRSVPLSLDPFVIAEIDRRLSSVSTEEDVRIPWAIESGSRAWGFPSPDSDYDCRFLFLRTRDDYLSLWPARDVIETPLDKIYDVNGWDVAKAVKLIAKGNATAVEWLRSPIVYAGDTSFRDELLTLADEIVERGAIGRHYLHVAKKQRAGTPTLKRFFYGLRPAAALRWLETHPTAVVPPMDLPTLLAESDVSDEVHRAALELIALKAETRELGAAPAPAVLERFVVVQLEHAEHFESEPVTNDMDRTRALADAFMRTQLD from the coding sequence GTGCGCTCGGTTCCCTTATCGCTTGATCCGTTCGTGATCGCTGAGATCGACCGACGCCTCTCGAGTGTGTCCACCGAGGAAGATGTTCGGATTCCCTGGGCGATCGAAAGCGGAAGCCGCGCGTGGGGTTTCCCCTCCCCCGACAGCGACTACGACTGCCGGTTCCTGTTCTTGCGGACTCGAGACGACTACCTGTCACTCTGGCCAGCCCGCGATGTGATCGAGACACCGCTCGACAAGATCTATGACGTCAATGGGTGGGACGTCGCGAAGGCGGTCAAGCTGATCGCCAAGGGCAACGCGACAGCCGTCGAGTGGCTTCGTTCGCCGATCGTCTACGCCGGGGACACGTCGTTCCGCGATGAATTGCTGACCCTCGCCGATGAAATTGTCGAGCGCGGCGCGATCGGCCGCCATTACCTGCATGTCGCAAAAAAGCAGCGTGCCGGCACGCCCACGCTGAAGCGCTTCTTCTACGGACTGCGACCGGCTGCCGCGCTGCGATGGCTTGAGACGCACCCGACAGCAGTGGTGCCACCGATGGATCTGCCGACGCTGCTGGCGGAGAGTGATGTCAGCGACGAGGTGCATCGCGCTGCGCTCGAGCTGATCGCTCTGAAGGCGGAGACCCGGGAACTGGGCGCGGCCCCGGCGCCAGCCGTACTGGAACGCTTTGTCGTTGTACAGCTTGAGCACGCCGAACACTTCGAATCAGAGCCAGTCACTAACGACATGGACCGGACGCGCGCCCTCGCGGATGCCTTCATGCGAACGCAACTCGATTGA
- a CDS encoding site-specific integrase yields MGSVYPYTTAGGAKRYRISYRRPDHSQTTERGFATKRDAEARLAELEVSKNRGEYVDPASAEVTITTLGKEWLQQREGVLKPSSMRPLQSAWSKHVEPKWGARKIGSIRHSEVQTWVSTIAGGSTTIRRAHGVLAGILDTAVQDHRLTRNVARDISFPPKTRNARRHYLAHAQVQGLADNTRHPTLVLFLAYTGLRWGEATALRIRHVDTLRRRVRVEENAVLVSAEVHVGSPKTHRSRSVPYPEFLALPLAQLAEGKTRDQLLFGDGTNHVKIPASRNGWFTAAVRASQAADPDFPRVTPHDLRHTAASLAVQAGAHVKSVQRMLGHASAAMTLDVYADLFDDDLDTVAAALDQAKRDSIVVTVLSRERDRKV; encoded by the coding sequence ATGGGTAGCGTCTACCCCTACACAACGGCCGGCGGCGCGAAGCGGTACCGGATCAGCTACCGGCGCCCCGACCATTCGCAGACCACCGAGCGCGGGTTCGCGACGAAGCGCGATGCGGAAGCGCGTCTCGCTGAGCTCGAAGTGTCGAAGAATCGCGGCGAGTACGTCGACCCGGCCAGCGCGGAGGTCACGATCACCACGCTTGGCAAGGAGTGGCTGCAGCAGCGTGAGGGCGTGTTGAAGCCGTCGTCGATGCGGCCGCTGCAGTCGGCTTGGTCGAAGCACGTGGAGCCGAAGTGGGGTGCCCGGAAGATCGGGAGCATCCGTCATTCGGAGGTGCAGACGTGGGTGTCGACGATCGCGGGCGGATCCACGACCATCCGACGCGCGCACGGAGTACTCGCCGGCATCCTCGACACTGCCGTCCAGGATCACCGCTTGACGCGCAACGTCGCCCGCGACATCTCATTCCCACCGAAGACTCGCAATGCGCGCAGGCACTATCTCGCTCACGCGCAAGTGCAGGGCCTCGCCGACAACACCAGACACCCCACCCTCGTCCTGTTCCTGGCGTATACAGGCCTCAGATGGGGCGAGGCGACCGCACTACGCATCAGACACGTTGACACGCTCAGACGGCGCGTGAGGGTCGAAGAAAACGCCGTCCTGGTATCGGCGGAGGTGCACGTCGGGTCACCGAAGACGCACCGCTCGAGGTCAGTCCCCTACCCCGAGTTCCTCGCCCTCCCCCTCGCACAGCTCGCCGAAGGCAAGACGCGTGACCAGCTGCTGTTCGGAGACGGCACAAATCACGTGAAGATCCCCGCGTCACGCAACGGATGGTTCACCGCGGCCGTACGCGCCTCACAGGCTGCCGATCCCGACTTCCCGAGAGTCACGCCCCACGATCTGCGCCATACGGCCGCGTCGCTCGCTGTACAGGCCGGCGCACACGTGAAGTCCGTGCAGCGGATGCTCGGCCACGCGTCAGCCGCGATGACTCTCGATGTCTACGCAGACCTGTTCGACGACGATCTCGACACCGTCGCGGCCGCTCTCGATCAGGCGAAGCGCGACTCGATTGTTGTCACGGTGTTGTCACGAGAAAGGGATCGCAAGGTCTGA
- a CDS encoding SGNH/GDSL hydrolase family protein encodes MNPPATARRARRFWPLAIAALAVAAVCAVAAVRPWTADPGAVVATGRDAVAAVAGPLPLALPEQPRVLIFGDSWTYGSAASLPSLGYAYVIGQRLGWDTTVDGVRGSGYLKPGLDGGSYGQRIAALDPALDPDLVLMEGSINDRRLPESGYREAVTAAWDALAALYPEASVVILGPAPQVLPVETATARIDADLADLAAARSWWYISPIADGWITTENYAEVIDTAIGRDHPSTDGHAYLATRLAEALAGLGEGTDAAADGPRRPDPIGP; translated from the coding sequence GTGAACCCGCCCGCCACCGCCCGACGCGCACGTCGGTTCTGGCCGCTGGCCATCGCGGCGCTCGCGGTCGCCGCGGTGTGCGCGGTCGCCGCTGTCCGGCCGTGGACCGCGGACCCCGGTGCGGTGGTCGCGACCGGCCGGGATGCCGTCGCCGCCGTGGCCGGGCCGCTTCCGCTGGCGCTGCCCGAGCAGCCGCGCGTGCTCATCTTCGGGGACTCCTGGACGTACGGGTCGGCGGCATCCCTCCCCTCGCTCGGGTACGCGTACGTGATCGGCCAGCGACTCGGCTGGGACACCACCGTGGACGGCGTCCGTGGCAGCGGCTATCTCAAACCCGGCCTGGACGGAGGCTCCTACGGCCAGCGCATCGCCGCCCTCGACCCGGCTCTGGATCCGGACCTGGTTCTGATGGAGGGCTCCATCAACGACCGGCGCCTGCCGGAGAGCGGCTACCGGGAGGCGGTGACCGCGGCGTGGGATGCGCTGGCGGCGCTCTACCCCGAAGCATCCGTCGTCATCCTCGGTCCGGCCCCGCAGGTGCTGCCCGTGGAGACAGCGACCGCGCGCATCGACGCGGACCTGGCCGACCTGGCGGCGGCCCGCAGCTGGTGGTACATCTCCCCGATTGCCGACGGCTGGATCACGACCGAGAACTACGCCGAGGTCATCGACACGGCGATCGGCCGCGACCACCCCTCGACGGACGGTCACGCGTACCTCGCGACGCGCCTCGCCGAAGCGCTCGCGGGACTCGGCGAGGGGACGGATGCCGCGGCGGACGGTCCGCGTCGGCCGGACCCGATCGGCCCCTGA
- a CDS encoding transglutaminase family protein: MQRFVTAELDLELGSSVDLIFQVAAAQHVPLVSEELTFTQGERVYTPTEIVDQSGSRLHRLTGEAGRLEVRYHATVEGQITSGRTSDLEAITYLRPSRYCQSDEVFSQARRQFRGLQGHELIAAVSEFVATSTTYTPGLSQGTDSAVTTLMTGQGVCRDYAHVVISLLRAMDMPARYTACYAPGLQPMDFHAVAEAFHDGAWYVIDATRLADRRSLVRIATGRDAADCAFLSYHGGHVALAHMRVDAWVMPDAASAEGLEGGGGPDVPGAAEAASDPRLDDFTTPVQLA, encoded by the coding sequence GTGCAACGCTTCGTGACCGCTGAACTGGACCTTGAACTGGGGTCCTCCGTCGACCTCATCTTCCAAGTCGCGGCGGCCCAGCACGTGCCGCTGGTGAGCGAGGAGCTGACCTTCACCCAGGGCGAGCGGGTCTACACGCCCACCGAGATCGTCGACCAGTCCGGAAGCCGTCTGCACCGGCTCACCGGCGAGGCCGGCCGACTGGAAGTGCGCTACCACGCCACCGTCGAGGGGCAGATCACCAGCGGCCGCACCAGCGATCTCGAAGCGATCACCTACCTGCGGCCGAGCCGGTACTGCCAGTCGGACGAGGTCTTCAGCCAGGCGCGCCGCCAGTTCCGCGGGCTGCAGGGCCACGAACTGATCGCGGCCGTGTCGGAGTTCGTCGCGACGAGCACGACGTACACGCCCGGACTCAGTCAGGGCACCGACAGCGCGGTGACCACCCTGATGACCGGCCAGGGAGTCTGCCGCGACTACGCGCACGTCGTGATCTCGCTGCTGCGGGCGATGGACATGCCTGCCCGCTACACCGCGTGCTACGCGCCGGGTCTGCAGCCGATGGACTTCCACGCCGTCGCCGAGGCCTTCCACGACGGGGCCTGGTACGTCATCGACGCCACCCGGCTGGCGGACCGGCGCTCGCTGGTGCGCATAGCCACCGGGCGCGATGCCGCCGACTGCGCGTTCCTCAGCTATCACGGCGGACACGTCGCACTGGCGCACATGCGCGTGGACGCGTGGGTCATGCCCGACGCGGCCTCCGCCGAGGGCCTGGAGGGCGGGGGCGGGCCGGACGTGCCCGGAGCGGCAGAGGCGGCATCCGATCCCCGGCTGGACGATTTCACCACGCCGGTGCAGCTTGCCTGA
- the argS gene encoding arginine--tRNA ligase, with protein MNPAELSAALLAIVSPLAEARREGSSAGLTAADLPLDRPKNRDHGDWSSNAALKLAKAVGANPRELATEIAAGLARTAGVASVEVAGPGFINIRLDAAAAGALAKTIVDAGAAFGTNDSQHGNAINVEFVSANPTGPLHIGHTRWAALGDSIARLLLASGATVAREFYINDAGVQMDRFGQSVLASVKGEPGPEGGYAGAYIDDLARRVLEARPDLLDLDAAEQVLVARDLAYGFQLGELQASLAKFHVNFDVWFSERTLHAVGSDGEPSLIDEAVERLRAQGHVFDNDGAVWVRTTDFGDDKDRVIRRSNGEYTYFAADAAYYLNKGDRGFAHKIYLLGADHHGYVHRLKALAGAAGDDPEKDIEVLIGQLVSINGARLSKRAGNIIEMDDLREWLGTDALRYSLARYPADSPLTLDPELLRKRTNDNPVFYVQYAHARTHNVARNAVGAGVDRSEFAPELLDQETESALLGALQEFPRIVAFAAEVREPHRVARYLEELAGLYHRWYDNCRVIPLGDEPVGSVHRTRLWLNDATGQVLRNGLDLLGVDAPERM; from the coding sequence ATGAACCCTGCCGAACTCTCCGCCGCCCTGCTCGCCATCGTCAGCCCGCTCGCCGAGGCGCGCCGAGAGGGTTCCTCGGCAGGGCTGACCGCCGCCGACCTCCCGCTGGATCGCCCGAAGAACCGCGACCACGGTGACTGGTCCTCCAACGCGGCGTTGAAGCTCGCGAAGGCCGTCGGAGCGAACCCGCGCGAACTGGCGACCGAGATCGCGGCCGGACTCGCACGGACGGCGGGGGTCGCGAGCGTCGAGGTCGCCGGTCCGGGCTTCATCAACATCCGCCTGGATGCCGCCGCCGCCGGCGCGCTCGCCAAGACGATCGTGGACGCCGGTGCCGCCTTCGGTACCAACGATTCGCAGCACGGCAACGCGATCAACGTCGAATTCGTCAGTGCCAACCCCACCGGCCCGCTGCACATCGGGCACACGCGGTGGGCCGCGCTGGGCGACTCCATCGCCCGGCTGCTGCTCGCCAGCGGCGCGACAGTGGCCCGCGAGTTCTACATCAACGACGCGGGCGTGCAGATGGACCGGTTCGGGCAGTCGGTGCTCGCCTCGGTCAAGGGCGAGCCCGGTCCGGAGGGCGGCTACGCCGGTGCGTACATCGACGACCTGGCCCGTCGCGTCCTGGAGGCTCGTCCGGACCTGCTGGACCTGGATGCCGCCGAGCAGGTGCTCGTCGCCCGCGACCTGGCCTACGGGTTCCAACTCGGTGAGCTGCAGGCATCCCTGGCGAAATTCCACGTCAACTTCGATGTCTGGTTCTCCGAGCGCACGCTGCACGCGGTGGGCAGCGATGGCGAGCCCAGCCTGATCGACGAGGCGGTGGAGCGGCTCCGCGCGCAGGGCCACGTGTTCGACAACGACGGCGCGGTCTGGGTGCGCACCACCGACTTCGGTGACGACAAGGACCGCGTCATCCGCCGCTCCAACGGCGAGTACACCTACTTCGCCGCGGATGCCGCGTACTACCTGAACAAGGGCGATCGCGGGTTCGCGCACAAGATCTACCTGCTCGGCGCCGACCACCACGGCTACGTGCACCGGTTGAAAGCCCTCGCGGGCGCCGCCGGTGACGACCCCGAGAAGGACATCGAGGTGCTGATCGGCCAGCTGGTGTCGATCAACGGCGCACGGCTGTCCAAGCGCGCCGGCAACATCATCGAGATGGACGACCTGCGCGAGTGGCTCGGCACCGATGCGCTGCGGTACTCGCTGGCGCGCTACCCGGCCGACTCGCCGCTCACCCTGGACCCCGAGCTGCTGCGCAAGCGGACCAACGACAACCCGGTGTTCTACGTGCAGTACGCGCACGCCAGGACGCACAACGTCGCACGCAACGCCGTCGGCGCCGGCGTCGACCGCAGCGAATTCGCGCCCGAGCTGCTGGACCAAGAGACCGAGTCCGCGCTGCTGGGCGCGCTGCAGGAGTTCCCCCGCATCGTGGCGTTCGCGGCCGAGGTGCGCGAACCGCACCGTGTGGCCCGCTACCTCGAGGAGCTCGCCGGGCTGTACCACCGCTGGTACGACAACTGCCGGGTGATCCCGCTCGGCGACGAGCCCGTCGGCAGCGTGCACCGCACCCGACTCTGGTTGAACGATGCGACCGGACAGGTGCTGCGCAACGGGCTCGACCTGCTGGGCGTGGACGCGCCGGAGCGGATGTAG